One Candidatus Acidiferrales bacterium genomic region harbors:
- a CDS encoding MFS transporter, translated as MSHETWQLSYLIIFRLMRSFAAGIIILVLPYYVLGYLHYSVYTLGVLYAAATLATAVFALLFGFLTDLWGHKNTLLLVGLLLPIGAILAFASGRLPILFIASILGGFSATGSRAAGSVGGAAQPIQSAVIADLTSLQNRTFWFSLFTFLSGVVSAAGMLSARLFSPRDAFLAAAVVSGAGLVFLLPMKLSMGGGRLNSLQSRKVIGKFSLTAAVNGISQGLVMPFLIPFFVIVYGVPKSRMSVYGFGSELIAAVAMLIAPALERRFGFVKGVAVTRGVGALLLLLLPLTRIFDLALVVYMLTPALRIAAIPAQQTALTAMVHENEMGRALAMNQVARLTTSAGAAGFTGYMFDLSDIGLPFYAYAAITAVSLVLYFRFFGANPELRAE; from the coding sequence GTGAGCCATGAAACCTGGCAGCTATCCTATCTGATTATTTTCCGGTTGATGCGCAGTTTCGCGGCGGGCATCATCATTCTCGTTCTTCCTTACTACGTCCTGGGCTACCTGCACTATTCGGTCTATACACTTGGCGTGCTTTACGCCGCCGCGACTCTGGCCACGGCAGTTTTCGCGCTGCTTTTCGGGTTTCTGACAGACCTCTGGGGGCATAAGAACACCCTTTTGCTCGTGGGCCTCCTTCTTCCAATCGGCGCGATTCTCGCTTTTGCTTCCGGCCGGCTTCCCATTTTATTCATCGCATCTATACTCGGAGGATTTTCGGCAACGGGATCGCGCGCAGCAGGAAGCGTTGGCGGCGCGGCGCAGCCGATTCAAAGCGCCGTGATTGCGGATCTGACGTCCCTTCAGAATCGCACATTTTGGTTTTCGCTGTTCACATTTTTGAGCGGAGTCGTCAGCGCCGCGGGCATGCTCTCGGCGCGCTTGTTCAGTCCGCGCGATGCATTTCTCGCTGCGGCCGTGGTCAGCGGCGCGGGCTTGGTGTTTCTTCTACCAATGAAACTTTCCATGGGTGGAGGCCGCCTGAATTCTCTACAAAGCAGAAAAGTCATTGGCAAATTTTCGCTGACCGCAGCGGTGAACGGCATTTCTCAGGGACTTGTGATGCCGTTTCTGATTCCCTTCTTCGTGATCGTTTATGGCGTGCCGAAATCGCGGATGTCCGTTTACGGATTTGGCAGCGAATTGATAGCCGCAGTCGCAATGCTCATCGCGCCTGCGCTCGAACGCCGATTTGGATTCGTCAAAGGAGTCGCCGTGACACGCGGGGTGGGAGCACTGCTTTTGCTGCTTCTGCCGCTGACGAGAATTTTTGATCTCGCGCTCGTCGTGTACATGCTTACACCGGCGCTGCGCATCGCGGCCATACCGGCGCAACAGACAGCGCTCACGGCGATGGTTCACGAAAACGAGATGGGACGCGCCCTGGCCATGAATCAGGTCGCGCGGCTTACGACATCGGCCGGAGCTGCGGGATTCACTGGATATATGTTCGATTTGTCGGACATCGGATTGCCCTTCTACGCGTATGCGGCCATAACGGCGGTGAGCTTGGTTCTCTATTTTCGATTTTTTGGGGCGAATCCGGAATTGCGGGCGGAATAG
- a CDS encoding cation:dicarboxylase symporter family transporter, which translates to MASNRFRTAFLAMCVLAALLTLAGQSASLRIPVLVLVATRCMAIVLLACYATARRSLTLWILVGLFAGIEFGHDAPATAVQFQVLGTIFLRLIKVIIAPLLFGTLVVGIAGHAELKKVGRMAVKSLVFFEIVSTIALIIGVIAINVSRAGFGVQLPAAAASQSVATPMQTPAQLILNIFPENIAKSVAEGQILQVVIFSILFAMGLALVNEQKRKPMLSFAESLSETMFKFTNIVMYLAPVGVFGAIAFTTGRLGLGVMLPLLKLLATLYVALAAFVFLVLLPIALFVRVPLRQFLRAIAEPATIAFGTSSSEAALPCAMENMGNLGVPRGVVAFVMPTGYSFNLTGSSLYESLGLIFMAQAAGIHLTIAQESLMMLTLLLTSKGTAGVARAGLVIVLAAATSFHLPMDSFYLLFAVDPLMDMVRTAVNVVGNCLATVVVAQWEGDFPPASALSQQS; encoded by the coding sequence ATGGCCAGCAACCGGTTTCGGACCGCATTTCTTGCCATGTGCGTGTTAGCCGCTCTACTGACGCTTGCCGGCCAGTCCGCTAGTTTGCGCATTCCCGTCTTGGTTCTTGTGGCCACGCGCTGCATGGCGATAGTTCTCCTTGCCTGTTACGCAACAGCTCGGCGTTCTCTCACGCTTTGGATTCTCGTCGGTCTTTTTGCCGGCATTGAGTTCGGTCACGACGCTCCCGCGACCGCGGTTCAGTTTCAAGTCCTCGGCACAATTTTCCTCCGGTTGATCAAAGTCATCATCGCGCCCCTTTTGTTTGGAACGCTTGTCGTCGGGATCGCCGGACACGCGGAACTGAAGAAGGTCGGTCGTATGGCGGTCAAATCTTTGGTTTTTTTTGAAATTGTCTCGACCATTGCTTTGATCATCGGCGTAATCGCGATCAATGTGAGTCGCGCCGGATTCGGCGTGCAGTTGCCTGCCGCAGCCGCATCGCAGTCCGTCGCGACGCCCATGCAAACACCCGCGCAGCTCATTCTCAATATATTTCCGGAAAATATCGCGAAGTCAGTTGCCGAAGGTCAGATTTTGCAGGTCGTGATTTTCAGCATCCTTTTCGCCATGGGCTTGGCGCTCGTAAATGAACAAAAGCGCAAGCCGATGCTTTCCTTCGCCGAGAGCCTTTCCGAGACGATGTTCAAGTTCACAAATATTGTGATGTACCTCGCCCCCGTCGGTGTCTTCGGTGCCATCGCGTTCACGACGGGGCGTTTGGGCTTGGGAGTCATGCTGCCCCTGCTCAAGCTATTGGCCACTCTCTATGTGGCGTTGGCTGCATTTGTTTTTCTGGTTCTCCTGCCGATCGCTCTGTTCGTTCGCGTCCCGCTGCGCCAATTTCTCCGCGCCATCGCCGAACCAGCCACGATTGCTTTCGGGACCAGCAGTTCAGAAGCCGCGCTGCCGTGTGCCATGGAGAACATGGGAAACCTCGGTGTGCCGCGGGGCGTCGTGGCCTTCGTAATGCCGACCGGATACAGCTTCAATCTCACGGGTTCGAGCCTCTATGAATCGCTCGGCTTGATCTTCATGGCTCAAGCCGCCGGGATCCATCTGACGATTGCGCAGGAATCGCTGATGATGTTGACCCTGCTCCTGACAAGCAAAGGCACAGCCGGAGTTGCTCGCGCGGGACTTGTCATTGTCCTGGCAGCCGCAACTTCATTTCACTTGCCGATGGATTCCTTCTATCTTCTCTTTGCCGTTGACCCGCTAATGGACATGGTTCGCACCGCTGTCAACGTGGTCGGCAACTGTCTGGCTACCGTCGTCGTTGCCCAATGGGAAGGCGATTTCCCGCCCGCCTCCGCACTTTCACAGCAGTCCTGA
- a CDS encoding carboxypeptidase-like regulatory domain-containing protein, with translation MSWLRRLALTAIVALSLFAPKWSQGQTTGSTLSGTVTDSAGKPVRHAKVTVKNEATGESSAVQTDESGAYQMRNMEAGDYEVTVSADGMETKVTKLTIAAGIDKTLDIALSAASTPQTIQNGKPVAPPEQGAKTPAGGTEPSLSDLGFPSTEVQGNAKEQARLDKRSHMLQIHQRLGLITIIPLTATVVSGAFAGGKVTSSRDRYLHAALGSATAGLYIASASYAIFAPKIHGTKAEGPIRWHKALAWIHGPGMILTPILGEMAFVQRSSGKKVHGIAKLHGQVAIVTAAAYGAAVLSVTIKSGSVSRSAKKVAAAFGLKRSKPIETYTDREASGSQ, from the coding sequence ATGAGCTGGCTTCGAAGGCTCGCTTTAACGGCAATCGTCGCACTCTCGCTCTTTGCTCCCAAATGGTCGCAAGGTCAGACGACTGGCAGCACATTATCAGGAACGGTTACCGACTCTGCCGGAAAACCGGTTCGCCATGCAAAAGTCACGGTAAAAAATGAAGCTACCGGCGAATCTAGTGCGGTGCAAACCGATGAGTCCGGCGCATATCAGATGCGGAATATGGAAGCCGGCGACTACGAGGTTACCGTCAGCGCGGATGGGATGGAAACGAAAGTCACAAAATTGACGATTGCGGCAGGCATCGACAAAACGCTCGATATCGCTCTGAGCGCCGCGAGCACGCCGCAAACGATCCAGAATGGCAAACCAGTAGCGCCGCCAGAACAAGGGGCGAAGACGCCCGCGGGCGGAACGGAACCTTCGCTGAGCGATCTCGGCTTTCCATCCACCGAGGTTCAAGGAAACGCAAAGGAGCAGGCAAGGTTGGACAAGCGGTCGCACATGCTCCAGATCCACCAGCGTTTGGGCCTGATCACGATCATTCCGCTGACCGCGACAGTCGTCAGCGGCGCGTTTGCCGGCGGGAAGGTGACGAGCTCAAGGGATCGCTATTTGCATGCCGCGCTCGGATCAGCAACGGCGGGACTGTATATTGCAAGCGCGTCGTACGCGATCTTTGCTCCGAAAATACATGGGACAAAAGCAGAAGGACCCATTCGCTGGCATAAAGCGCTGGCCTGGATTCATGGGCCGGGGATGATTCTGACGCCGATTCTCGGAGAGATGGCCTTCGTACAACGAAGCAGCGGAAAGAAGGTTCACGGGATAGCCAAGTTGCACGGTCAGGTGGCCATTGTCACCGCCGCTGCGTATGGAGCGGCGGTTTTATCTGTGACGATTAAATCGGGAAGCGTTTCGCGGTCGGCAAAGAAGGTCGCCGCGGCCTTCGGCCTGAAGCGGTCGAAGCCGATCGAAACCTATACCGACCGAGAGGCTTCGGGGAGTCAATGA
- a CDS encoding YceI family protein: MIKRRLAKKQIAISFLFLAFPLLGYADGQWVLKQSTLTYHMSHPLHEADGVSHAARGKGDCQGGECNFLIAAPVKSFDSGDSNRDLHMIEVTRGAEFPMVVVRAQLPEAEIKPGTIHADLEIQFAGQTVHYKQVEFQLVKEGNDIKMTGTIPATVSDFKIDPPKLLMIPIKNDIPVHVEMTWSPQ; the protein is encoded by the coding sequence TTGATTAAGAGGAGGCTTGCAAAGAAGCAGATTGCGATTTCGTTTCTATTCTTAGCATTCCCTCTGCTTGGTTACGCAGACGGGCAATGGGTCCTCAAACAATCGACGCTTACTTATCATATGTCGCATCCGCTTCATGAAGCGGACGGGGTTAGCCACGCGGCGCGCGGCAAGGGCGATTGCCAAGGCGGTGAGTGCAATTTCCTGATCGCCGCGCCCGTGAAATCATTCGATTCGGGCGACAGTAATCGCGATCTTCACATGATCGAAGTGACGCGCGGCGCGGAATTCCCGATGGTGGTTGTCCGCGCGCAACTGCCTGAGGCCGAAATCAAGCCTGGAACGATCCACGCCGACCTGGAGATACAGTTTGCCGGGCAGACGGTTCATTACAAACAGGTGGAATTTCAGCTAGTGAAAGAAGGAAACGATATCAAAATGACGGGCACAATTCCGGCGACGGTTTCGGATTTCAAAATTGACCCACCGAAACTTCTGATGATTCCAATAAAGAACGACATTCCGGTACACGTGGAGATGACCTGGAGTCCACAGTAA
- a CDS encoding ABC transporter ATP-binding protein, producing the protein MIEVQDLTKSFGNKTAVDHISFTVNKGEILGFLGPNGAGKTTTMRVLTGYLPATTGTAKIGGFDVFDDSMEVRRRIGYLPETPPLYSDMTVISYLDFVARIKNVAAEKRAQSVESAMAMTNISDKRDELIKRLSRGYKQRVGLAQAIVHDPDVIILDEPTVGLDPKQIIEVRNLIKGLARSHTIILSTHILPEVSMTCDRVVIINDGKIVAVDTPENLTHQLKGGGRIRVEAQAPEKALRDALAGISGVRKVQVESAASSGRMIATVEAEQGKDLRSQIAAKIVGQGWPLYELHGVSLSLEEIFLQLTTEDPARKTPSKSEERN; encoded by the coding sequence TTGATTGAAGTACAAGACTTGACGAAATCCTTCGGAAACAAGACCGCAGTCGATCACATTTCATTTACCGTTAACAAAGGCGAAATTTTAGGTTTTCTCGGCCCGAACGGTGCGGGCAAGACGACAACCATGCGCGTGCTGACAGGCTATCTGCCGGCAACGACAGGAACGGCAAAGATCGGCGGCTTCGATGTGTTTGACGATTCGATGGAAGTGCGGCGCCGAATCGGATACTTGCCGGAAACTCCACCGCTTTATAGCGACATGACCGTTATCTCGTATCTGGACTTCGTGGCGCGGATCAAGAACGTGGCGGCAGAAAAACGAGCGCAAAGCGTGGAATCCGCAATGGCCATGACCAATATTTCGGATAAGCGCGACGAATTAATCAAACGCCTCTCGCGCGGGTATAAACAGCGCGTGGGGCTGGCGCAAGCGATTGTGCACGACCCGGACGTCATCATCCTGGATGAGCCCACGGTGGGGCTCGATCCGAAGCAAATCATAGAAGTCCGCAATCTGATCAAAGGCCTCGCGAGAAGCCACACGATCATTCTTTCGACGCACATCCTGCCGGAAGTCAGCATGACGTGCGACCGGGTGGTCATCATCAACGACGGGAAAATTGTTGCGGTCGACACGCCGGAAAATCTTACGCATCAACTGAAGGGCGGAGGGCGCATCCGAGTGGAAGCGCAGGCGCCGGAAAAGGCGCTCCGCGATGCGCTAGCAGGGATCTCGGGTGTGCGAAAAGTGCAAGTCGAGTCTGCTGCGTCTTCCGGCCGGATGATCGCGACGGTGGAAGCGGAGCAAGGGAAAGATCTGCGAAGCCAGATCGCAGCAAAGATCGTGGGCCAGGGCTGGCCGCTTTATGAATTGCACGGCGTGAGCTTGAGCCTTGAAGAAATTTTCCTGCAACTCACTACTGAAGATCCGGCGCGGAAGACGCCGTCGAAATCGGAGGAGAGAAACTGA
- a CDS encoding ABC transporter permease produces MRGFYAIYRKEMSHYFVSPVAYIIVFVFLVLTGIFFTNALAEVNNYANTMAMQSMEMGQTASVDVPSLVLRFFLGTIGIVVLFLTPMLTMGIYSEERKRGTMELLMTSPITDAQIVLGKYFASLSLLAIMLVPAIFYMFYLFGHSDPAAPWRMIPGAFLGLFLLGGALLALGGFMSSLTENQIVSAVSIFGISLVLWLLDIFAQGNGAIAQALQYAAILKHFDPFVQGVIDTTGLVFFGSWIFLGIFLTLRTVESMRWRRA; encoded by the coding sequence ATGCGCGGGTTTTATGCCATTTATCGCAAGGAAATGAGCCATTATTTTGTATCGCCGGTCGCTTACATCATCGTCTTCGTTTTTCTCGTTCTGACGGGAATTTTTTTCACGAATGCATTGGCCGAGGTGAACAACTACGCAAACACAATGGCGATGCAGAGCATGGAAATGGGACAGACGGCGAGCGTGGATGTGCCCAGCCTGGTGCTGCGATTTTTCCTCGGAACGATTGGGATCGTCGTGCTGTTCCTGACCCCAATGCTGACGATGGGAATTTATTCAGAAGAACGCAAACGCGGCACGATGGAATTGCTAATGACGTCGCCGATCACGGACGCGCAGATCGTGCTGGGCAAATACTTCGCGTCGCTGAGCCTTCTGGCCATTATGTTGGTGCCGGCGATTTTTTACATGTTCTATTTATTCGGCCACAGCGACCCAGCGGCGCCATGGCGGATGATTCCCGGAGCATTTCTCGGGTTGTTTCTTCTGGGAGGAGCGCTGCTGGCGCTGGGCGGCTTCATGTCGTCGCTTACGGAAAATCAGATCGTCTCGGCCGTATCGATTTTTGGAATTTCATTGGTTCTCTGGTTATTGGATATTTTCGCGCAAGGCAACGGGGCAATCGCGCAGGCGCTGCAATATGCGGCGATTCTGAAACACTTCGATCCCTTCGTCCAAGGCGTGATCGACACGACGGGGCTGGTGTTTTTTGGAAGCTGGATTTTCCTGGGTATTTTTCTGACCTTGCGAACGGTCGAGTCCATGCGCTGGAGGAGAGCCTAG
- a CDS encoding Gldg family protein, with translation MKLERKELAQLGGVLGLVLLLSGYIRYTSREILDVPCDVLLITGGVLLLAWIVLDFRSLIGFFSKRSSKLGANTGVLIVAVVAILVFLNYLGFRHHKTFDLTTAKLFTLSDQTKKIVEPIKTDVNIYLFDKAGNPEVQQVRDQMSDYADLNRHIHFEVVDPTEQPGMAKEYGITEMGQLVVVNGSHTEHAQTTTEEDITSAILKAISTTVNSVCFLEGHGEKSITDETPKGFSGVADKLKKENYLVSSVNLVTSDSVPSSCSVIVDAGPAKSLFPQETQMITKYLEGGGKALLLLDPGTNSGLDSLMSTWNVKVGDNYVIDVSGVGRLIGTGPGIPLVVNYGPSPIVKGFENMMTFFPLARTVSVADQSKADPQTVELLKTSAASFTVPNLGNGTVKFDPAKDERGPLSLGVSAENKSGKSDARLVVIGNSTFATNQWFDQQRNGDLFFNAINWLTEEENLISIRPKEPTNRRVTLTQAQMTELSWFSMVILPLLVILGGIYIWIKRR, from the coding sequence ATGAAACTGGAACGCAAAGAACTGGCTCAACTCGGCGGCGTGCTTGGATTGGTGCTTCTGCTCAGTGGATATATTCGGTACACCTCGCGAGAGATCCTCGATGTCCCCTGCGACGTGCTGCTGATTACCGGCGGAGTGCTTCTCCTCGCGTGGATTGTTCTCGATTTCCGAAGCCTCATTGGATTTTTCTCGAAGCGTTCTTCGAAGCTCGGTGCAAACACAGGAGTGCTCATCGTTGCTGTAGTGGCTATCCTGGTTTTTCTCAATTACCTGGGCTTCCGGCATCACAAGACGTTTGATTTGACGACTGCGAAGTTGTTCACCCTTTCGGATCAAACGAAAAAAATCGTGGAGCCGATTAAAACAGACGTGAATATTTATTTGTTCGACAAGGCCGGCAATCCGGAAGTCCAGCAAGTACGGGATCAGATGTCGGATTACGCGGATTTGAATCGCCACATTCATTTCGAAGTCGTCGATCCGACGGAACAACCCGGCATGGCGAAAGAATACGGAATCACGGAGATGGGCCAACTGGTCGTCGTGAACGGCTCGCACACGGAGCACGCACAAACCACAACCGAGGAAGACATCACTTCTGCGATTCTAAAAGCGATTTCGACCACGGTGAATTCCGTTTGCTTTCTCGAAGGACACGGCGAGAAATCGATCACGGATGAAACCCCCAAGGGGTTCAGCGGCGTTGCGGACAAATTGAAAAAGGAAAACTATCTCGTAAGCTCCGTCAATCTGGTGACCTCGGACAGCGTTCCCAGCAGTTGCAGCGTGATTGTCGACGCGGGCCCAGCGAAGTCTTTGTTTCCGCAAGAAACGCAGATGATTACGAAATATCTGGAAGGCGGGGGAAAGGCGCTGCTCCTGCTCGACCCCGGAACGAATTCCGGACTCGATTCACTGATGAGCACGTGGAATGTGAAGGTTGGGGACAATTACGTGATCGACGTGAGCGGAGTGGGACGGCTGATTGGAACGGGGCCGGGGATTCCTCTGGTGGTCAATTACGGGCCGAGTCCGATTGTAAAAGGCTTCGAGAACATGATGACGTTCTTCCCGCTGGCGCGCACGGTATCCGTCGCGGATCAATCGAAGGCCGATCCACAGACGGTTGAGCTGCTCAAGACTTCGGCAGCAAGCTTCACGGTGCCGAACCTTGGGAATGGAACCGTGAAATTCGATCCAGCAAAAGACGAGCGCGGCCCGCTTTCCTTGGGCGTGTCCGCGGAAAACAAATCGGGCAAGAGTGATGCGCGATTGGTAGTCATCGGCAACTCTACGTTTGCGACCAATCAATGGTTCGATCAGCAGCGCAACGGCGATCTTTTCTTCAATGCCATCAACTGGCTGACCGAGGAAGAGAACCTGATCTCGATTCGCCCGAAAGAGCCGACGAACCGGCGCGTCACGCTAACCCAAGCTCAGATGACGGAGTTGAGTTGGTTCAGCATGGTGATTTTGCCTCTGCTGGTGATCCTTGGCGGAATCTATATCTGGATCAAGCGGCGGTAA
- a CDS encoding DUF4340 domain-containing protein — protein sequence MKKSTLVVLALAIALGAFVYFYDSKHNAATPSEEASWKTAFTVKADDITGLTLKSSSGNTALAKQGNSWMITQPVETRADQSTISGIVNDLSGLKIRRSFAPSDNLSKYGLDRPAITIEFQPKGGTKHTIMLGNKDFSGSVVYAQIDGGKDIDTLPVSLLDETTQPLSKLRDSAILDLDGADISDITLDDSSGKIGLAKQTSGWQITSPKQLVADSSVVSSFTSSISGGKFTDVASETANDLAKYGLLHPAITLDLSTVKGQKFQLLVGKKNADNNYYAHDPSRPMIFVVPSSLYDSINKTLFDFRDKTILHFDPTAITSVQVQNSNGTIECSQGKDGQWTIVQPVASKGKSVQDWKILDPIENARATKIYDSPTAAILQRLKKPAITISLTEKSGRTTTVEISAAAGDSVYARTSASPEVYELKTQILKDLDFKAADLIL from the coding sequence ATGAAAAAGAGCACATTAGTGGTTCTGGCTCTGGCCATCGCGCTGGGTGCGTTTGTTTATTTCTACGACAGCAAACACAACGCCGCGACGCCTTCCGAGGAAGCGTCATGGAAGACGGCGTTTACCGTAAAAGCGGATGACATTACCGGACTAACATTGAAAAGTTCGAGTGGCAATACTGCGCTCGCAAAGCAGGGAAACTCGTGGATGATCACGCAGCCAGTCGAAACGCGAGCCGATCAATCAACAATCAGCGGCATCGTAAATGATTTGAGCGGACTGAAAATCCGGCGTTCGTTCGCACCGAGCGACAATCTATCGAAGTATGGGCTCGATCGGCCCGCCATTACGATCGAGTTTCAGCCGAAAGGCGGCACGAAACACACGATTATGCTGGGCAACAAGGATTTTTCGGGCAGCGTAGTCTACGCGCAAATCGATGGAGGAAAGGACATTGACACGCTTCCTGTTTCACTCCTCGACGAAACGACCCAGCCGCTCTCAAAACTGCGCGACTCAGCGATCCTGGATTTAGACGGGGCAGATATCAGCGACATCACTCTGGATGATTCCAGTGGCAAGATCGGTCTGGCAAAGCAAACGTCGGGCTGGCAGATTACAAGCCCAAAGCAACTCGTTGCGGATTCCAGCGTCGTGAGCTCTTTTACGAGTTCGATATCCGGCGGCAAGTTTACGGACGTTGCCAGCGAAACGGCAAACGACTTGGCAAAGTACGGTTTGCTTCACCCGGCGATTACGCTAGACCTGAGCACGGTGAAGGGACAGAAATTTCAACTGCTCGTCGGAAAGAAGAACGCTGACAACAACTACTACGCGCACGACCCGTCGCGGCCGATGATATTTGTCGTGCCGTCGAGTCTCTACGACTCGATCAACAAGACGCTATTCGACTTCCGCGACAAAACGATTCTGCATTTTGATCCGACGGCGATCACGAGCGTACAGGTCCAGAACAGCAATGGAACAATCGAATGTTCGCAAGGAAAAGATGGCCAGTGGACAATAGTCCAGCCCGTGGCCAGCAAGGGCAAATCCGTCCAAGACTGGAAAATTCTGGACCCGATCGAAAATGCCCGCGCGACGAAGATTTACGACTCGCCGACGGCAGCCATTTTGCAGCGCCTGAAGAAGCCCGCGATCACCATCTCACTGACAGAGAAATCTGGCAGGACAACGACGGTCGAAATCTCGGCAGCGGCAGGTGATTCTGTGTATGCACGTACGTCGGCGTCACCGGAAGTCTACGAATTGAAGACACAGATCCTGAAAGATCTGGACTTCAAGGCTGCGGATTTGATTTTGTAG
- a CDS encoding inosine/xanthosine triphosphatase yields the protein MDKILVAVGSTRRPKLDAVREALQIFGPSLDPSAPFEVVGVETESGVSHTPLSRLELMAGARKRAEALAKRARESNLPWKYFVGLEGGLDVVVDKAGGGRSRLVFLESWAYALGTTGRGSFGQSGAVMVPDELVRQVIDEGVELGMAIDTFAGGSGIRDSQGSWGVLTRNFITRQAAFRIAVINAFAPFFNATLYSSSR from the coding sequence ATGGACAAGATCCTCGTCGCTGTAGGGAGCACGCGTCGCCCGAAGCTCGACGCCGTCCGCGAAGCGCTGCAGATTTTTGGCCCTTCGCTGGATCCCAGCGCGCCATTCGAAGTGGTCGGGGTTGAAACTGAGAGCGGGGTAAGCCATACGCCGCTGTCGCGACTAGAATTGATGGCGGGCGCTCGCAAGCGTGCCGAGGCGCTGGCCAAGCGAGCGAGAGAAAGCAATCTACCGTGGAAATACTTCGTAGGGCTGGAAGGCGGACTGGACGTAGTCGTGGACAAAGCGGGCGGAGGCCGTTCGCGGCTGGTATTTCTGGAAAGTTGGGCCTACGCGCTCGGAACGACCGGCCGAGGCTCTTTCGGCCAGTCCGGCGCAGTTATGGTCCCGGATGAGTTAGTGCGGCAAGTGATTGATGAAGGCGTCGAGCTCGGGATGGCCATCGACACCTTCGCGGGAGGCAGTGGTATTCGCGATTCACAGGGGTCGTGGGGCGTCCTGACTCGCAACTTCATCACGCGGCAGGCTGCTTTTCGCATCGCGGTAATCAACGCTTTCGCGCCGTTCTTTAACGCCACGCTTTACAGTTCTTCACGCTGA
- a CDS encoding MFS transporter: MATVSAITADDAPKERWRALAVLATATFLEMSPWFSASSVLAQLRLAWGVSSSAAAWLTITVQLGFVFGALISAAFNLADLVKPRRLMLIGGGAAAIFNLALLTSHGIASALPLRFSTGAALALVYPPSLKAMATWFRRERGAALGVMVGGLTLGAALPHLLNALGGAHWTWVILATSALTLVGGFLAEWGGHDGPYAFPGAVFNPREGLEMLADRGVRLVTLGYFGHMWELYAMWTWCAAFYADALSATGAHAPLRDAAFAAFATIGIGAIGCWVGGDIADRWGRTRTAAASMATSGSCAILIGFIAPHSFALMLAVGIVWGFSVVGDSAQFSTMMTEIPDQRYVGTALTLLLAVGFTLTCATIWLVPIVREAHGWPWAFALLAPGPAMGVVAMLKLLRSPEAARIAGGRG, translated from the coding sequence ATGGCTACTGTCTCCGCTATAACCGCTGACGACGCGCCCAAAGAACGGTGGCGCGCGCTGGCTGTGCTTGCCACTGCCACTTTCTTGGAAATGAGTCCGTGGTTTTCGGCGTCGTCCGTCCTTGCGCAATTACGCCTGGCATGGGGAGTCAGTTCATCCGCGGCCGCATGGCTCACGATCACCGTGCAGCTCGGTTTCGTTTTCGGCGCTTTGATTTCCGCTGCTTTTAATCTCGCCGATTTGGTGAAGCCGCGCCGGCTAATGCTCATCGGCGGAGGAGCGGCGGCGATTTTCAATCTGGCGCTTCTGACGAGCCACGGCATCGCGTCTGCTCTGCCTTTGCGATTCTCGACCGGTGCGGCGCTCGCCCTTGTTTATCCGCCTAGCCTAAAAGCCATGGCGACCTGGTTTCGCCGCGAGCGTGGCGCGGCCCTCGGAGTGATGGTCGGCGGTCTGACACTCGGAGCTGCGCTGCCTCACCTTCTCAACGCTCTCGGCGGCGCCCACTGGACTTGGGTTATCCTCGCAACTTCGGCCTTGACGCTTGTCGGCGGCTTTCTTGCGGAGTGGGGAGGCCACGACGGGCCGTATGCATTTCCTGGCGCAGTGTTCAACCCGCGCGAAGGCCTCGAGATGTTAGCCGATCGCGGCGTGCGGCTTGTGACGCTTGGCTATTTCGGCCATATGTGGGAGCTCTACGCCATGTGGACGTGGTGCGCCGCATTTTACGCAGATGCCTTGAGCGCCACGGGAGCGCACGCTCCGCTTCGGGACGCTGCCTTTGCAGCATTCGCGACGATTGGCATCGGAGCCATTGGTTGCTGGGTCGGAGGGGACATCGCGGACCGCTGGGGCCGTACGCGCACCGCAGCCGCATCCATGGCAACAAGTGGTTCTTGCGCGATTCTCATTGGGTTCATCGCCCCGCATTCGTTCGCTCTGATGCTCGCAGTTGGAATCGTTTGGGGTTTTTCCGTGGTCGGCGACTCGGCACAATTTTCCACCATGATGACAGAGATCCCTGACCAGCGCTATGTAGGCACCGCGCTGACCCTCCTGCTGGCCGTCGGTTTCACGCTGACCTGCGCGACAATCTGGCTTGTGCCAATCGTTCGTGAAGCGCATGGCTGGCCATGGGCCTTTGCGCTTTTGGCGCCCGGACCCGCGATGGGCGTCGTCGCCATGTTGAAGTTGTTGCGTTCGCCCGAAGCCGCGCGAATCGCCGGCGGCCGCGGATAA